AATCAAATTAGTTCCTTTAAGCATCAACTCTCAATTACACGTATCGTCTTTCCAATTCTACTATGATCCCTGGTTAGTGTTCAACTTGCTGTAGAACCaactatgttgctcggactcttcaatgATGTCAATAGGTGCATGTCgatcctccaaaagtagtgcatttttgaAGGATCTGACACTTGTGCGGCAACATATTTGGATAGTAATATAGAGGTCGCGGAAGAGGTTTATAATGTACATGGATACCTTTAAGGTTTTTCTCATCATAAGTCAAAAACGGAAACCACACATGACGAAAAATATGTTCTAACAAAGATTTCACATGGTcaagtatttatttaattgaacaACAGAAGAGATGTTCAATTAATCTGATAACAATAAAGCAAAGTATATTAGATTACTTAATGCTAGTAAGCAGTAACATATATTACCAATGCTAGTAAGCATAAATACAACAAATATCACAAGCTACCATATAATAATTGTACGAAAAGAGGGAGGAAACTCACGTATAGACTCCGGATCTATATGTACAAAGAAGCTTGCTGCAACTATCAGATAGCAGAAAAGGAGCATCAGCCCTTTAAAGTAATTAGACGTCCCGTCCTGTAGAAAAAAAGATATTGTTTAATTGCAAGGATGCAGAATATGACATGTATGTTCCGCCAATAGCATTCATGTACACGGCATGATGAAGCAAAACAGAAGGAAATGAGAAGGATGAAGAGgtgaaaaggagaaaaaaatcttcaaatctGGAAAGAACTCTTATATACCATTATTTTAAGAGGATAAATTATGGCATACCTGCAGCATGAAAGCTACTACAAGGACAGTCATAAAAAGTGTAGCTGTTTCAAACATTTGGAAGTCCAAATTCATCGGTGAGCCTATTATCCATCCGACTACAACACAGAATGGGATCTGCAGCAAGAGAACAGTCGAGAACGGGTATAAGCTACTAGGCAGAAAAAAGATAGCAGTCAAAATTAGAACACAGGTAATATCTTCCTTTCTTCATTTACTTGCACTTGACAGGATGTTAAAGGAGATAAACATGGAAACGATAAGTTACTTTTTGTATTTCTTGAaatgcataatacataaactacTTTGAGAGCGCACATCGAGACACCTCAACTTGGTATCAAATGAACACTAAACACTTCAACTAGACCCCACTGTGTTTCATGGACACCCTGCGTTGACATGGCACATAAATTTTGGAGGTGTCTAGATGATCATATTTGTAAGTTGGAGTATTCATCCGATACAGTGGAGacaagttgaggtgtctagaTGTGCATTCTGAAAATTAAAGTGCTTTACTTGTCAATGGAGGCCAAGTTTGAGTGCATGTTTATGTATTGTGCCTTCTTGAAATAAGAAATGAAATCTTATGTAACTATGAAAGCAGCTAGGGTGATACATGCATATATCTCGATTAAATAGAACAAAAGTAATGATTTAAGTCCTTATTGACGTAATTCAGGATACAGAATCTCTGATATGTTAATTACCTACCCCAAACATGGCTATCTGTGTTGATGAACCTATTGCAACTCCCAAAGATATATCCTGCACAGATGCTAAGTAAATGAGGGATGGTGATTGCAATACGTTAGCTTTGTAAGGAAGAAAGGTGAAGAATGTACAAGCTTGTCTTTGCAGGCAAACATGACAGCTCCGGCATGCTCCGCAGCGTTTCCAACAATGGGAAGCACTACCACACTAATAAATGCTACAGGAATATTCATTGCAACGGATGCTCCCTGAAAACATTGTCATATATGTTTATTGTTTGAGGGACTCAAcgaacacacaaaaaaaaaccaCACCTTTCTTGGTGTGTTCAAATACTTTCCTGTTGTTTAACGCAGAGAGGACTAAAAGTAGAGTAGAATCTCTGTACACCTATGTCTctggactcttcaaaaatgccGACGTGTGGGTgttggatcctccaaaagtagtgcaaaTTTAGAGGATCCGACACAGATTAggcaacatttttggagagtccgagAAACATAGTTGTACATAGTTCTTTTTAACCTTTTTGACATATTCTATATAAAGGACCTTTCTTGTCGagttaagaaaaagtaaaaccGGATAAATTCAAACACATAAATCTCATAACAGTTAATTTTGAAAGAACAAGAAGATTCTCGATTTTCCGATAAGCTAGATGGTTCTGCAGAAAGAACACGAAGTTGCAAAACCGCAAAAGGATAAAAGGTTAGTAGGATGCACTTACTTCTATGGTATTAACAAGGTACTCTGATAGGACAGCTATCCATAGTGTCATAACAGAAAGCCATAGGATTGACCACCATTTCGATATCTCCGGAGTTTCTTCATCATCTGCACTTCCATCAATATGATCCTCTTCCTGAAATTGTACTAAACTCAGAGGACAACAAATTCACGAAGGAAGATTGGACGTAAACGTATAGCTCATTGCAGCCTTTAAGGACTAAAAAAGGAGGAAAGTAACATAGATAGGATTTTTTGTTTTCTCGAATCCCATTAGATATTCTCAAGACAACATTGTTTGCCTAAACATAGCAAGATTTCAAGGTGGAAAGAACGAGAATAAAGATCAAATATGTTACGAGCTTTTGGAAGCTTAAAAACAGAAGACTAGATAGATTATAGTCCACTAAGCAACATAATAAGCAAGTTGGAGTATTTCGACTATAAGACAAGATGCGACCTTCAGAAAGAATTAGGCTAATGCATATTCCGACCTTCAGAAATCTTGGCTGCAACTATCATCATTTTTCCAGTTTTTCATTTTAAACTTACACTTCAATATTCCAAGTTGAACTTTGTATAAACATACAGTTACGTGTATAGGTTAACACCAATTATACAAAGCTGTGCTGGAAAATGAAGAACCACAACCTCGGCCATCGGCATGTAAAGATTCTTTTGGTTGGTCAGCTGAAAAAATAGATACGCGCCATACGCTATAAGCATAATGCAGCTGCTAAATCTGGAAAGTGCCAACTCTGATTTCCCGAAATGCACTTCAGTGTGTGTAACATGGAGGACAGCGGGGAACAACAAGCACATAACTGCCATTAAAAGCAACCCTGAATTCATCCCTGCAGTTCCCTaacaaagaaaatttgaaaataaaaatccaaTTATCCGAGTCTTATCCCTCGGCCATGATACAGCTTAAACAAAATTACTACAGATATTGGTATACATAAAACACATATACACGGAGAGTCATAAAAATGTACCTTGTCGAAAAGCTGCTCTTTATTAGAATGAACAATTCCACCGCCAAAAAATGCACATCCAAGCACTAGTAAAGTATTGGACAGAATTGAGCCTAATAGTGACTGCTGCACTACACGAATCATTCCACTTTTCAATGCATACATTGATATTATCAACTCTGTCGCGTTTCCAAAAGTCGCATTTAGAAGTCCTCCGACTGTAAAAGTTTTTAACTGCAGATTAATGGAGATGATATTGGCTAAATAGAGTGCCATTACAGGGAAATGGGAAACCGGCTGATAGAGTTACATTCTCTATCTCGCTTTGATAAATATGTGACGAAAATACTATATAGTATGAGATGACATAAACATTTATTGATGTCTTCTACCGTTAGGGTGCAGATGAAAATCAGCATATTTTGTCACACATATAAATTGGCATCCCAAAAAGAAGATTTAAAGACCAAAAGAAAGAACATACAGAAAGTTAATGcctttatatatcatatactcGAGTAAAAGTTAATGATCTGGTAAAGACAAGACTACCTGTCGGTCCAGTAAAAAAAGCCAGCTGCCTATACAAAGAATGAAACCGAAACGTATTAGTTACATTTTTGAAAATGTACAACAGTATAAATAGACCAAGTATGTTTATGCTCCAAACACGACGTGTaatgttaaaattttttaaacagAGAAAAAGATCAGGAAGTTATTGTCTTTCCATGTTATGCAAACATCCAAGGACGGAGATAAATAAGTGTGATCTTGATAGCTCAAAAGAACTTCCATTTCACGGTTAAGAACAATGCATGATGTATGAACATGTAAAGAAACGCTGACATGTATTTGCGGGTGTACGTTCAATTCCTCTTTGATTGTTATGATTTACTCATGCAACGCGTTGTAGACATTGGTTGTAGAGAATTACTCTGTGGCCCAACCTAAACGCTCTGCAAGGGGAATGATGCCTAACAAGCTAAGTATGAATGTCCATCCCTGAAATATTCAACAACAAGAAAACAATGTCAGCGAGCAAGCTCGTATAAAGagcagaatttttttttgtccgAAAATAGTTTAACAACTCACATGTTGATCAGTTAACTCATCCACAAGTATCGCTAAAGGGCCACAAGGTACAAGTATGTTTAACttgttggagaaaaaaaaaatcttaatgtTCCTTCGTATGCTATACAATATACTTTTATGACTGTCATCATCTGCCTCGAGATCataagaagatctttgaggagCAGTGCCCAAAGAAGATGCCTTTCTATCAAAATGCTCTACTCTGACAGGATTCTCATCCTCAAGTTGAAGTACTGCTCTTTCATCTGATGATCCCATCTGAACCAGCCAAGATCACTTCATTAGATGTGATGAAGAAGGACAAATCATGATCTATTAAAGATATTTCCGTTCACTCCGAGACAATCATACATATACAGAACGATAAAGTTGTTGATCATGTAAAGAGTTAAGTTACTAGACACGAACACAAAGCAACCCGATTAATCTCCAAAGGATGCAAATTTGATATAGTGAATGAGTGGCCGAGGATGCAGGGAAAAAACTGATAGgatttgatgttattctttatGAGAGTAAGCAGGTGCGGAGCTACCCTTGTCTAAGTGAAGTCAATTGACACACTTTCTCCGAAAAGTTACATAGTCTAAATAGGTCAATTTTaaattgtatgtatatatacaatatgtTGAATCAAGTCTAGATAGTAATGCCATTAATGTGTAAGGAAAAACGCGAAGTAAATTAACTGATAAGGAAAAAAAGCATTGATTCTTTATACACTCAATTCTAACCATCAACGGTGTATTTGCTTCTCATTATCTTAAGTGCATTTCTTTCCTTCTTGCATAATCATTAAGTACATGTTAGACGAAGCTAGCATGGGAATTATTGCGGGTTTGACAAAACCTAGTAACTTTgatctaaataga
This portion of the Solanum pennellii chromosome 12, SPENNV200 genome encodes:
- the LOC107005957 gene encoding vacuolar cation/proton exchanger 3-like isoform X1 codes for the protein MGSSDERAVLQLEDENPVRVEHFDRKASSLGTAPQRSSYDLEADDDSHKSILYSIRRNIKIFFFSNKLNILVPCGPLAILVDELTDQHGWTFILSLLGIIPLAERLGSWLFLLDRQLKTFTVGGLLNATFGNATELIISMYALKSGMIRVVQQSLLGSILSNTLLVLGCAFFGGGIVHSNKEQLFDKGTAGMNSGLLLMAVMCLLFPAVLHVTHTEVHFGKSELALSRFSSCIMLIAYGAYLFFQLTNQKNLYMPMAEEEDHIDGSADDEETPEISKWWSILWLSVMTLWIAVLSEYLVNTIEGASVAMNIPVAFISVVVLPIVGNAAEHAGAVMFACKDKLDISLGVAIGSSTQIAMFGIPFCVVVGWIIGSPMNLDFQMFETATLFMTVLVVAFMLQDGTSNYFKGLMLLFCYLIVAASFFVHIDPESIQDKPQKHIG
- the LOC107005957 gene encoding vacuolar cation/proton exchanger 3-like isoform X2; protein product: MGSSDERAVLQLEDENPVRVEHFDRKASSLGTAPQRSSYDLEADDDSHKSILYSIRRNIKIFFFSNKLNILVPCGPLAILVDELTDQHGWTFILSLLGIIPLAERLGWATEQLAFFTGPTVGGLLNATFGNATELIISMYALKSGMIRVVQQSLLGSILSNTLLVLGCAFFGGGIVHSNKEQLFDKGTAGMNSGLLLMAVMCLLFPAVLHVTHTEVHFGKSELALSRFSSCIMLIAYGAYLFFQLTNQKNLYMPMAEEEDHIDGSADDEETPEISKWWSILWLSVMTLWIAVLSEYLVNTIEGASVAMNIPVAFISVVVLPIVGNAAEHAGAVMFACKDKLDISLGVAIGSSTQIAMFGIPFCVVVGWIIGSPMNLDFQMFETATLFMTVLVVAFMLQDGTSNYFKGLMLLFCYLIVAASFFVHIDPESIQDKPQKHIG
- the LOC107005957 gene encoding vacuolar cation/proton exchanger 5-like isoform X3, with protein sequence MGSSDERAVLQLEDENPVRVEHFDRKASSLGTAPQRSSYDLEADDDSHKSILYSIRRNIKIFFFSNKLNILVPCGPLAILVDELTDQHGWTFILSLLGIIPLAERLGSWLFLLDRQLKTFTVGGLLNATFGNATELIISMYALKSGMIRVVQQSLLGSILSNTLLVLGCAFFGGGIVHSNKEQLFDKGTAGMNSGLLLMAVMCLLFPAVLHVTHTEVHFGKSELALSRFSSCIMLIAYGAYLFFQLTNQKNLYMPMAEEEDHIDGSADDEETPEISKWWSILWLSVMTLWIAVLSEYLVNTIEGASVAMNIPVAFISVVVLPIVGNAAEHAGAVMFACKDKLDISLGVAIGSSTQIAMFGVDPILCCSRMDNRLTDEFGLPNV